The stretch of DNA CGGATGGATTCCTTCATGCTGCCGACGGCGCTGACCGAAATCACTTGTGTCACCCCGAGCGATTTCAACGCATAGATATTGGCGCGATAGTTGATGCTGCTGGGGCTGAGCCGATGCCCCCGCCCATGCCGAGAGAGAAACGCTACCCGCAGGCCCCCCAGCACACCGACACGAATGGCGTCGGACGGCGCTCCGAACGGGGTACGAACGCGCACCTCTCGAACCCGCTCCAATCCCTCAATGTCGTACAACCCACTGCCGCCGATAATCCCGATTGCGGCCTTCCCGGGCTTCTTTGATTGCGTCATGCGGTCGATTCCTGTTCCATGTTAAGCGACGGGCGCGGCATGTCCGCCGGCCGTCGACGTACCGGATCTCGTAGAAACGAACCAATCTCCTCAAGCAGGCGCCCGGCCACATCCTCCGAACGATCCTGCTCAGTCAACTCGTACCAGCGCAAGCCCGGCTCCTTCCGAAACCAGGTCAACTGGCGTTTGGCAAAATGTCTCGTATCGCGCTTCAGCAGACGGAGCGCTTCAGCCCGATCGTACTCTCCGGCGAGAAACCCGGCGACCTGCTGATATCCCAGCCCCTTCATCGCGCCTAACTCCCGCCCATACCCATCGGCAAGCAGCCGTTCGGTTTCCGCCACCACACCCCGCGCGAACATCGACTCGACTCGGTCGTCGATGCGGCGATACAGCTGCGCACGATCCCGATTCAAGCCGATCAACAGCACCGAAAATTCTTGCTCCGCGAACCGATGCTGCCGTTGCATCTCCGACAGGCGTTGCCCCGACAGATGATAGACTTCGAGCGCCCGCACGATTTTCACTTCGTCGTGCGGATGGAGCCGCGCAGCCGATTCGGGATCAATCCGCGTCAATTCACCGTGTAAAAAATAGCCGCCCTGCGCGCGAGCCTCCTGCACCAACGACTCACGATAGGCCTGGTCTGCGCGCGGCGCATCACACAATCCATGCAACAACGTCCGAACATACAGTCCCGTGCCGCCCACGACCAACGGCACCTGCCCATTGCCGTAGAGCCGTTCGATGTCCTGTAGCGCCAGCCGGCGATACTGCCCGGCGTTAAACGACTCGTCGGGATTCACGAGATCGATGAGGCGATGCGGCACGCCTTGCCGCTGCTCCAACGTCGGCTTGTCGGTCGCAATATCCATCCCGCGATAGACCTGACGTGAATCCGCGGTCAGCAGGTCCGTACCCAGCGCGTGCGCCAACCGAAGACCGATCTCGCTTTTGCCGACAGCCGTCGGTCCAACCAACACCACCAGGGGTCGCGACGCTCGCTGCGATTCCGACAGTCGCACTATTCCCTGGCTCCCTCTGCCTATGCGCGATCGAACAACCGAGCCAGCTCGTCGCCCGAAAGACGGAAGGCCACCCGTCGACCGTGCGGGCAGGTCATAATCAACCCCTCGGCAACCCAGTCCTGCGCCAGCTGCTTGATCTCGGGAAGCGCCATCGTGCGGCCGGCCCGAACAGCCGCATGGCAGGCCAGAGACGCCAAAATAGGCTTCACCTTCGTTTCCAGCGAGGAGATCGAATCCCACTGCTCAAGATCGTCTATTAAATCTTGAACCAACGCCCTTAAATCAGGGTGCCCCAACATGACCGGGAGACTGCGGATCAGGAAAGAAGACGGCCCGAATGGTTCAATCAGCAAACCGAGGCCTTCCAGCTCAACCAGATGGCGCTGAAGGATAAGGGCTTGCTGCACCGGCAACTCCAGAGGCTCCGGTAACAGCAGCGGCTGAGACGGCAAACTCTTGCCCTGCCAGGCCCGCAACAGCCGCTCGAACAATACTCGCTCATGCGCCGTATGCTGATCGATCACCTGGAGTTCGTGGCCCACTTGCGCCACCAGATAGGTTCGGTGCATCTGGCCGAACGGAATAATCTCCACCGTCTCGCTTGACTGGTACGGCGTGCCGCCCTCCCCCACAAACGAGGTTTGGCCCTCAGCTGATGGCATCGGCGCAACAGGCACATTCGCGTCCGTGCATGAGGGATAGGCGGCAGCCGGCGGTCCGACGCCCGTCCCCTCTACGAACGGAGCGGCCGTCGTAGATGACGCCCCGCCGCTCAGATGCGCATGAGCAGCCCCCGCCATCGACGATTCAACCTGCGCACGACCAAGCGTATGACGCACCGCCGCACGAACCATCTGGTGGATCTGCTCGTTATCGGCAAACCGCACCTCGCGTTTGGTCGGATGCACGTTGACGTCGACCCGCTGGGGCTCGACATCGAGGAAGAGCACAAAAAGCGGAGCATGGCCTTTGGCGAGGAACGAACTATAGCCATCGACGACGGCATGCTGCACGGTGCTGTTTTTAATCGGCCGACGGTTGACGAAGAGCTCCTGCGGCGTTCGTCCGGCGCGGGCGCGCACCGGATCAATGATGAAACCTTTCAGCGAGAGACCGTTCTGCTGAACATCGACGGCCAGCGCCCGATCACCGAACGCGGCGCGATAGACCTGCAGCACACGATCGCGAGGCGAGGATACGGCGGGGAGCGCAAAAACCTCGTGCCCGTTATGAATCAACCGCACATGCACCTGCGGCGACGCGAGTGCGGCCTGCTGCACGACATGGCTGATGTGAGAAAACTCCGTCGTGGTGGACTTCAGAAACTTCCTGCGGGCAGGCGTATTGTAGAACAACTCCGAGACCTCGATCGACGTCCCCGGAATCGCCGCGGCATCCTCCACTCGCGTGATGGTTCCGGCTGTGAGCCAGAGCTGCGTGCCCACCTGTTCCTGACGAGACAGTGTCGTGAGCCTGACTTTCGAGACGGCTGCGATGCTCGGCAGCGCTTCTCCACGGAACCCCATGGTGCGAATAGCCCCGAGCTGGTGATCGGATTGCAATTTACTGGTGGCGTGCCGCTCAAAGGCCAGAGAGGCGTCACGACGGGACATCCCCTCGCCATCGTCGGTAACACGAATCAAGCCGAGACCTCCGTCTTTGACCTCAACGGTGATCGTTCGGCTGCCGGCATCCAGACTGTTTTCGACGAGTTCCTTCACCACCGCAGCGGGACGTTCAACAACCTCCCCTGCCGCAATGCGACCGATGACATCGCTTGGCAGAACCTGAATCTTTTCCACACTACTCGCGAGGTCCATGGGAGGAAACGCCCCCTGAGGTTCGAACCGAGGATGAGCGGATGGGGAGAGGACCGTGCAGCAGGCCCAGGGTCATCGAATTTCGGCCATCTTCGCTTTGGCAAGCTTGGCTTCATCCGACGTGGAATATTCCTCGATGACCCGCTTCAGATATTTCCTCGATTTCGCAGTATCACCGGTTTCCGCCGCCGACAAGCCGAGCTTAAAGAGCGCCGCCGGCACCTTTTCATTGCCCGCGTATTCGTTCACGACGTGCTCGAACGACTGCATCGCCCGGATATAATCCTTCTGACCATAATACGATTCACCAAGCCAATAGTGGGCGTTGGGCGTCAGCGAGGTCGACGGAAAATCCTTGATGAAGCGCTGGAATCCACCGACCGCCAGATCGAACTTGCCGTTGAGATAGTCGTTATACGCCAAGTTAAATGCTGAGGTAGGCGTAATCGACGGCACTCCCGGTATCAGGGTCGGAGGGTCAGCAGGCCCAGACGGCTTCGAGATGCGCGCCTGACGGTTGGCTTCGGCGAGCGCAAGATCCGACCGGATCGAAGCAGCTTGGGCAAGTTGAGTTTCCTCAATCTTGGCCAAACGCCCCTCGAGCTTCTGAAGTCGGGCCAGCGCATCGTCGAGTCGCAACTTCCCGCCTTCGGGCTCTCGAACCCGTTCAAGCGACTCCAGTCTCCGCTGCATCGCCTCGAATCGCTTTTGTTCTTGATCTTGCGTCCGGGCAATAATCGACATCTGATCCCGGACCTCCAAGAAGTCAGCATGCTTCGCGCACCCTGCCAAGCTCAGTCCGCAGATCAACCCAGCCCCCACCTGCAACGCCGCCACGAATCGGAGCCTCATCGTTAGTGCAACTCCTTTAGTTGATTCAGTTTATCCATCGCCTTATTGGCTTCAGGAGACCTCGGATACAGGTCGATGACCTGCTTCAATGCAGAGGCCGCTTTCTTCCGATCTTTGAGCGCCAGATAGGCGTACCCCTTCTTCAGCAATGCAGCCGGCACTTTTTCGCTGGCAGGATGGTTCAATTGCACCTGATCATACGCATCAATGGCGCGTGAAAAATCCTTCTTCCCGTAGTAGGACTCACCCAGCCAAAACCGGGCGTTCGGAGCCAGATCCGAGTGGGGATGCTGCAGGAGAAACTCTGCGAAACCCTGGCGGGCGCCCTCTAAATCACCGTCTTTAAAACGGGTCAGCGTCCGTTCGTACGACTCGCGATCCGCCATCAGCGCGGCGCTGCGATTTTCGGAGTGGGCCATCGACCCGCTCGACGGAACGGAAGATGGCGCGGACGGTGGAACCGCGTCCGGCAACGGCATCGCCTGCGTTTGTGCAAGCGGCGTGACTTCGGCCACGGCCGGGGCCTGCTCAGCCCGCTGCGACGCACTCGCTCGTAAGACCGACAGATGTTGCTCCACCTGCTTCAAGAACGCGTGCTGATTCTCCAAATTCTTGTCCAGGGTCTGAATTTGCCCCTGGACATGACTCAGTTCACGTGTCGTCTCATCGATGCGGCGCTCATGATCATCCTCCCGAGACACGAATTTTCCGCCGGCGTTTTCCAACGCCTTCGCCACCGAAGCGACACTCCGATTCACTTCATTCAAATGCTCGGCCGTCACCTTATTATCGGCGTCGATTTTTCCGGCCAGTGCATCCGCTCGTTTCGTCAACGCCACTGTGTCCTGCTCAAGTGCAGACGCCAGATGCTTCACGGTTTGATCTTGCTGTACCACACGCTCGCCTAAGTTTCCGAGCGCCTGTTTAAAATCTACCAGCGCCTGGTTGAGCCTGGAGACTTGGTCGGCTAACACCTTGTTCTGTGAATCGAGCTGCGCGACATTCTGAGAGCGCTGCTCAAGACCGTGCAACACCTTCTGCTGATCGTCCAGACGAGAGTCGACTTTTTGCGCGAGCACCGTCGTGGTCTTCTGCATGGCATCAAGCACGTTCTTTTGAATGGCATCGATGTGAGCGGTGACCTGCTCCAAACGGGACGTCACCGCCGCGAGCTCCGCCCGGTTTCGGTCTCGCTCGCTCTTCAGCAAAGCATCCTGATCGACCAGCTGCTTTTCGACCCAACCCAATCGCTTGCTTTCTTCAGCGGAGCGTTTCTCACTTTCGCCAAATCGTTGATTGACCTTCGAGTCTTGGGAGGCCAGCTTCGCCAGTAAGTCGTCCTGACGCGCTTCCAGACTCTGAGTTCGGTGTATGGCCTTATCGACATCGCCGCGCAAGGAAGGAATGTCCTGTTCACGCAGCGACACAATTTCCTGGTTTTGACGAGCCCTGGTCTGAGCCTGCTCCTCCGTTTGTTGCTTGATTCGGCGCTGCAGTTCACGCTCAGTCTGCTTCAGGTCAGCCTGCTGCGCCACACATCCCGACAACAAGGCCAACCCAGATGCGACCAACACAAGCACACCGACGCGGACCGGCGCAGCAATGCCGCCGACCGCTCCAAGGCGCCCGCGTAATGGTTTCGTTACCATTTCACTTCGATATGGCCATCCACTGTCCATGACAGGTCTCCCTTAACCGGTCTTGCTCCGGAGGATCATGTCACATCATCCCTGATCGGAACAGCTATTTCGACCGGACGACTACGTGCCCGCGTCGATTCTGCTGGTAGCAGCTTTCAGTCCGTTCGTTGCAGAAAGGCCTCTCCTTGCCGTAGGACACCACCGCCAACCGGTTGGCGCCCACACCCAGCTCGACCAGATAGTTCCGGACGGCCTTGGCGCGCTTTTCGCCCAAGACGAGATTGTAGGCCAGCGTGCCGCGTTCGTCGCAATGGCCTTCGATTTTCACTAATGCACCGGCGTTCGCCTTAATCCACTGCGCATCCTGCGTCAAGGATTGCCGCCCATCTTCGGTGATGGTCCAGCTGTCATACCCAAAGTATACGTCGCGCAATCCGGCTTCCGCCGATGCCGCCTGCTCCTTGGCTTGCTCGCGACGAATATCCTCGATCTGGCGCGCCGTGCTCTCCGAGGGCTCCACCTTGGCCAGCATCGTGCCCCCGCCGCCCAAACGCTCTTCGGACGGAGCTTTTCCACCGGACACCGAATCGAATCCACGCAATCCGCCGCTCTCAGGTTCGTCCTGCGGCTTGCTCGACAAGGACAGATCCGGGAATGTGGTGCTCGGAGCGTCGAAGCCACCTCCACCGGTTGATCCCGTGGCACCCGGAGCAGGCCCGCCCGACTTGGCCATGCCGCGCTCCGTCGACTGTGCGTCTCCGCCCGACTGAATAGACTTTTTCGAACACCCACCCTGCACGACAAACAACATCCCGACGGCCACTGTCAGGCCCATTGTCACTACCGGTATCCTCATATTGTTACTCCTCATGGATTGGTGAATGGTTAATATATCGTAGACTCGGTGAGTACCTGCTCATCATGCTTAATGCTTACAGCGCCGGAGACCAGGACGGCGAACTATTGTGCGTGCCACCAAAAGTGATGCGTTCCAACCCCTTCCCGTCCGTATCCACCATATAGATATGGCTTTTGCCATCGACGGTCGCACTGAACGTGATATGCCGGCCGTCGGGAGACCAGGACGGCGAGTCATCGATCCCGGGTCCCGTCGTGACCTGAACCCGCTTCTGCCCGTCTGGTGACACAATACAGATTTTATACAATCGCTGAGCAGTCCGGCAGACATACGCAATCCAGTTTCCGCGCGGCGACCAGGCCGGAGCGGCATTGTAATCACCTTCATAGGTCAGGCGACGCACGTTGGAGCCATCCGCGCTCATGATGAAGACTTGTGGAGCGCCGCCACGGTCAGACGTAAACGCAATTTCACGCCCGGTCGGAGACCAGGTCGGAGAAAGGTCACCACCCTGATTGACCGTCAGCCGCTGGGGAGTCTTGGTTCGCGTATCGAGTTTATAAATTTCGGAGTTGCCGTCTTGGCTGCTGGCAAACGCCAAGAAATTCCCATCGGGCGACAACGCAGGCGTAATGTTCAAGCCAGCCATCGAGACCAGCGTCCAGCGTTTGCCGGTCGCAAGCTCAAGGATATCGATGTCCTGGGTATTTCGGCTTCGGTAGGCCGTGAACACAATGAACCGACGATCCGGCGACCAACGTGGCATCAGATTGAGAAATCCGTCCGCGGTGATCTGCTTGGGCTCATACCCATCGTAGTCCATCACGAACAATTCACGCGCATTGCCGTGCTCGGCGACATACACAATTTTCGTGCGAGCGATCCCCGGCTCTCCGGTATAGCGAAACACCAATTCATCGGCAAACCGATGCGCCATCAACCGCACGACCGAGGTCGAACCCACATAGCGTTTTCCACCGACAACCTCGTCGCTTCCGCTGTCATAAACGAAGCCGTCCATCAACAGTTCACTGTCTTTGCTGCCGTTTTTCTGCCCTGATTTTCCCCAGACGAGGACGGAGACGCCGTTCTCGGCGGCCTGCTTAAAAATCGCTTTGTCGGTCGTCGACACCTCCCGCGCCTTCACCCCGATTCCCGGCAAATCCACGAGCGAAAACACCAACGAGCGCTGAAGATCCGCCTTCAGCACCTCCTCAATCCGCCCGCCGAGCCATTCGGGGCCGCCGCCATTCTGAAAGCCGAATACGCCGATAGGAATCTTCTGGAAGTCCGGCCGGGTCGCTTCGAGAAAGACATCGGTCGCCCGAGAATCCAGAATCCCGAGAAGCCCGGCTCCCACCACGACACAGAGGGCGATCATAAGACCGATGATTATCCGATTCATCCTGCAGCCTCGCCTACGGCAAAAGTAAAATGGGCATCAAAATACGAATCCGTCAAATCAGGAGGAAAGGGCGGCAACGGAATCGCACTCTGCACCGCGCGCTGTGCAGCCATATCATAATAATCGTTCCCTGACGACTGTTCGATGATAACCGTCCCAACCCGCCCATCGCGCTCCAGACGAAATCGGACGGTGACGGTCAGGGCCTTACCGGAGATATCGACCGGCGGAGCCGTCCAGAATGCGCTGATCCGTGCTTGCACGCGGGCCAGGTATTGATTCGACCCTGGCATGCCGGCCACTCGCAACCGCGTCTCAGGCTTGCTCCGGGGGACACTGGCCGTCACCGGCGGGGCGCTCGCGGCCGGCTGGGGTTCGCGAAACATCGGCTTCACCTCCCGCACCGGCTCAGTCGACTTGGCGGCCGGAAGGGCTTGCAACTTTTTCAAATCCTGCAGTTCGCGATCGAGATCGGTAGTCATCTCTTCCGACAGCGAGGCACGTTTCGTCGGGGTGACCGCCGGTTTGGGAGGCTCCTGCGGAGCCCCAGATTGAGCGGCAGCCATCTCGGGCACGTTGAGCTTTTTGAGCATGGCATCCAGATCTGAACGCTCGGGACCACCCACCTTCGGCTGCGCAGACTTCTTCACGTCTGCCGGCTTCATCGGCGCCAGATCGCCATACTGTGGGGCGTTCGGCGGCAGCTCAATATCTTTCATCACATCCCGCAGCACATCGGCCCGATTCGTCGCCGGGGCAGACGCAGGCGCCTTCGCGGCCTGCGGAACCGGCTGTGGTGTCGCCAGCACGGGAGCCTGCAAACGAGGCGCCGGGGCTGGAGCCGGAGCCGGTGGTGCCGGCTTGGCTACAGACGTCGACTGAACCGGTGGCGGTGTCGGGATCTGCACCGGTTTGGGCGGCACGGGAATCGGTGCAGACTGAACCGGCTTCGGTGTGGGATGGGGAACCGCCTTCTCAACCCTGGGTTCAGGTTTCGCGTCCACAGGCGGCAACGTGACCAACGACACTTCCACCGCCGACAGCGGGCGCTCTACTTTCTTAAAGAACTTGGTCCCCATGATCGCGGCGAGAAGACAGAGATGGAGCACCAGGGAAATAACCACCGTCTTGCGAAGACGGCTGCTTCCGGCTTCACCCAACTCCCCGATGAGGAACAACGCAGTATGTCTTGGCAGGGCCTGGAACGTCATGACTTGCGATACGACCGTGTGGCGCGCGAGTCGCGGCGCCGCTACCTTTTGCGTGGCTGCGTAGGAGTCGCGACCGACTCACTGACGCGTTCGGCACCTGTGGGTTCCGTCACCATCCCAAGCTTCTCAATCCCGGCTTTCTTCACACTATCCATCACCTGCACTACGATCCCGTACGGCACATCCCGGTCGGCGCGGAGATAGAGCGCCACGTCGGGACTTTGATCTTTTAAGGCTCGAAGTTTCCGCTCAAGTTGCACCACACTCACCGCATCCTTATCCAAATACAAACGCTGATCGCGCTCAATGGACAAAACGGCTCTCGCTTCAGGCTTAATCGTATTGCTGGCAGACTTGGGAAGATTGATATCCATCCCGCGATACAACATCGGGGCAGTCACCATGAAAATCACGAGCAGGACCAACACCACATCCACCAACGGGATCACGTTGATCTCCGCCATGAACCGCCGGTGACGAGTCTCCGACATCATGACTGCACCCCGACCGTCGATTGCTTCAGCCGAGTCTGTAATGAACGCATGGCCTCAACCGTAAACGACTCAATCCGGAACACGGTCTTACGGATGCGGGTCAGATAATAATTGTAGAAGATCACGGCAGGAATGGCGGTAAACAGTCCGGCGGCCGTTGCCACCAGCGCTTCCGAGACACCGGGCGCCACGGCCGCGATGCTGGCGGTTCCCTGGGTCCCGATCTCACGAAACGAATCGATGATACCCAACACGGTCCCTAACAGTCCGATAAAGGGCGTGATGTTCCCCGTGGTAGCGAGCACCGGCAGATACGACTCAAGATGCGAGACCTGGTTCTGCACCAGATAGGCTACGGTCTTGTCCATGTATTGATGATCGATGGCAGCCACCGAATCCTTCGAGCTGCCGGCTGTCTGCCCCGCGCTGACCGTGCCATCACCTGAGACCGTCAGGACACGATCCATAATCCCTTGAAACACACGCGCACTCGGGCTGCCATCGGCCCGCTTCGACTGACGATACAGTTCATCGAGATCGCGAATCTTCGTAAAGGCATTGAAAAACCGTTGATCCTCACGATCCGCCGCTTTGAATGCCCGCCATTTATAGAAAATCACGCCCCAGGAAAGAATCGAGGCCACAAAGAGCAGCAAGAGCACGATTTTCGAAACCGCTCCGAGTGAGCCCACCAACCCCATCACGCCTGATTGGAACATGAGCCTAGACCTTTCCCTTCACATGGCGTCGCATGAAAACGGTAAGCATGGATTGTACCTAAAGTTGGGGGAATGGCGGGGCCGACGGGATTTGAACCCGCGACTTCCAGATTGACAATCTGGCGTCCTAACCAGGCTGAACGACGGCCCCACGCAACCCAAGATGGCGGAAGAAGAATTCAGATATTCAGAATCAAACAGTCAAAATACGGTAGAGCGTACCCTTGTACATCACTACTAATGGATAAGGCAATGCCCTGCGCACAATTCCCTGTATTTCTTCATTGGTAGGCGGAACAGGGATCGAACCTGTGACCTCTGCCTTGTAAGGGCAGCGCTCTCCCAATTGAGCTATCCGCCCGATTTTTCTCGCTCTCGGCAGATTTTTGGGATGCTATCAACTCCACAAAGCAGTGTCAACCAAGAATCCTGCATTATTCTTGCCGGATTCTTGAACAGCCACAGTTTTTATCGCAGGAGACCCAGCCCACGCCGCAACGGGATTCACCCGCGAGATCTGTTGCGTGGAAAACACGCCGTGTGCACTTTTTTCAACTGTGACGCGTCGACATGCGTATAAATTTGTGTCGTCGCAATATCGGCATGCCCCAACATCGCCTGCACCGATCGCAAATCGGCGCCGTGTTGTAACAGGTGCGTGGCAAATGAGTGTCGCAACATATGCGGCGAGGGAATCCTGGCGATGCCGGCTCGCTGCGCACGCAGGCGCAGCAATTTCCAGAACGCCTGTCGTGTCAGCGGGGTGCCCCGACGGCTCACGAACACGTAGCGTGACGAACGCTGCTTCAGCAATGCCGGTCGCGCCACGAGCAGGTACGCCTGCAGCGCCTCAACCGCCGGTCGCCCGATCGGCACCACCCGCTGCTTGTCACCCTTGCCGGTAATCCCGACATAGCCCACATCCAGATTGCATTGATCGACCCGCAACGAAATCAATTCAGACACACGCACACCGGCGGCGTACAGCACCTCCACCATGGCGCGATCGCGGTGCTCCTCCGGCAACGGACGAGACGGCAGATCCAGCAGGCGCGTCACTTCCTCGGGACTCAATGTTTTTGGTAACCGGCGTGCCCGCGACGCACTCCGCAAACTCACGGTCGGGTTGGCGGTGACCACCCCCTCCTGCTTGAGAAAACGGAAGAGACTGCGCACCGCAGCCAGCGCGCGCGCGCGGGACGACGACGCCAGACCGGCCTGATGCAGATGGTCGAGAAATCCGGCCAGCAGCGGCGGCACCATCTCACCCACATCGTACACGCGCCGATCCCGGAGATAGCGTTGAAAGACCGCAACATCTCGCTGGTACGCCAGCAACGTATTACGCGACAAGCCACGTGCGATCCGTACGTGATCCCAGTACCGCTCGATGAACGGCGCTAACGGGAGTCGCTCGGGGATGGACGCTGACGATTCCTCTGGCCCACGGCTCATGGGAATGACCCTCGCTGGAGGTAACCACGCATAGGCTGCGCGACGATAGCCGCGCCTCCCTCCGGACACCACGCATCGTCCTCGAGTTACCTTGACACCCCCGCACCTGTTTCCTATAGTAACCACACTCGCGGCGAGAATGTTCGCCACGCACAGGAGTCAATGGTTCCTCGATCAGTACCCCGCAGCCCGCACTACCGCGCGTGCACCGTCGCCCTCGCGGTGGCGTTTCTCGCGGGGCTTGTCACGCTCGGCGAGGCAGCTCCACCCCCCAAAAATCCTGCGCCGTCCCGTTCCGGACAGGCCAAAACGACGACCACCACAGGCCAGGCCAGCCTCGACCAAGTCAAACGGTTGATCGACGCGGAACAGCCGGAAGCAGCAGCCGTCATGCTGCGACGATTCATGGAGAGCGGCCCCGCGCCGGACCTCCTCGACGATGCCTATCTGTTGATGGCCGCCGCCATGTTCGGCATGAAAGAGCATACCGAAACGATCCGCTATGTCAATCAGCTGCTCGGTGAATTTCCCAACTCCGATCTCGCCGATCGCGCCAAACTGCTGCTCGCTAAAACTCACGCGCGCGCCGGCAATCTCGACTTGGC from Nitrospira sp. encodes:
- the miaA gene encoding tRNA (adenosine(37)-N6)-dimethylallyltransferase MiaA, encoding MRLSESQRASRPLVVLVGPTAVGKSEIGLRLAHALGTDLLTADSRQVYRGMDIATDKPTLEQRQGVPHRLIDLVNPDESFNAGQYRRLALQDIERLYGNGQVPLVVGGTGLYVRTLLHGLCDAPRADQAYRESLVQEARAQGGYFLHGELTRIDPESAARLHPHDEVKIVRALEVYHLSGQRLSEMQRQHRFAEQEFSVLLIGLNRDRAQLYRRIDDRVESMFARGVVAETERLLADGYGRELGAMKGLGYQQVAGFLAGEYDRAEALRLLKRDTRHFAKRQLTWFRKEPGLRWYELTEQDRSEDVAGRLLEEIGSFLRDPVRRRPADMPRPSLNMEQESTA
- the mutL gene encoding DNA mismatch repair endonuclease MutL, coding for MDLASSVEKIQVLPSDVIGRIAAGEVVERPAAVVKELVENSLDAGSRTITVEVKDGGLGLIRVTDDGEGMSRRDASLAFERHATSKLQSDHQLGAIRTMGFRGEALPSIAAVSKVRLTTLSRQEQVGTQLWLTAGTITRVEDAAAIPGTSIEVSELFYNTPARRKFLKSTTTEFSHISHVVQQAALASPQVHVRLIHNGHEVFALPAVSSPRDRVLQVYRAAFGDRALAVDVQQNGLSLKGFIIDPVRARAGRTPQELFVNRRPIKNSTVQHAVVDGYSSFLAKGHAPLFVLFLDVEPQRVDVNVHPTKREVRFADNEQIHQMVRAAVRHTLGRAQVESSMAGAAHAHLSGGASSTTAAPFVEGTGVGPPAAAYPSCTDANVPVAPMPSAEGQTSFVGEGGTPYQSSETVEIIPFGQMHRTYLVAQVGHELQVIDQHTAHERVLFERLLRAWQGKSLPSQPLLLPEPLELPVQQALILQRHLVELEGLGLLIEPFGPSSFLIRSLPVMLGHPDLRALVQDLIDDLEQWDSISSLETKVKPILASLACHAAVRAGRTMALPEIKQLAQDWVAEGLIMTCPHGRRVAFRLSGDELARLFDRA
- the ybgF gene encoding tol-pal system protein YbgF, giving the protein MRLRFVAALQVGAGLICGLSLAGCAKHADFLEVRDQMSIIARTQDQEQKRFEAMQRRLESLERVREPEGGKLRLDDALARLQKLEGRLAKIEETQLAQAASIRSDLALAEANRQARISKPSGPADPPTLIPGVPSITPTSAFNLAYNDYLNGKFDLAVGGFQRFIKDFPSTSLTPNAHYWLGESYYGQKDYIRAMQSFEHVVNEYAGNEKVPAALFKLGLSAAETGDTAKSRKYLKRVIEEYSTSDEAKLAKAKMAEIR
- the ybgF gene encoding tol-pal system protein YbgF; protein product: MVTKPLRGRLGAVGGIAAPVRVGVLVLVASGLALLSGCVAQQADLKQTERELQRRIKQQTEEQAQTRARQNQEIVSLREQDIPSLRGDVDKAIHRTQSLEARQDDLLAKLASQDSKVNQRFGESEKRSAEESKRLGWVEKQLVDQDALLKSERDRNRAELAAVTSRLEQVTAHIDAIQKNVLDAMQKTTTVLAQKVDSRLDDQQKVLHGLEQRSQNVAQLDSQNKVLADQVSRLNQALVDFKQALGNLGERVVQQDQTVKHLASALEQDTVALTKRADALAGKIDADNKVTAEHLNEVNRSVASVAKALENAGGKFVSREDDHERRIDETTRELSHVQGQIQTLDKNLENQHAFLKQVEQHLSVLRASASQRAEQAPAVAEVTPLAQTQAMPLPDAVPPSAPSSVPSSGSMAHSENRSAALMADRESYERTLTRFKDGDLEGARQGFAEFLLQHPHSDLAPNARFWLGESYYGKKDFSRAIDAYDQVQLNHPASEKVPAALLKKGYAYLALKDRKKAASALKQVIDLYPRSPEANKAMDKLNQLKELH
- the pal gene encoding peptidoglycan-associated lipoprotein Pal — protein: MRIPVVTMGLTVAVGMLFVVQGGCSKKSIQSGGDAQSTERGMAKSGGPAPGATGSTGGGGFDAPSTTFPDLSLSSKPQDEPESGGLRGFDSVSGGKAPSEERLGGGGTMLAKVEPSESTARQIEDIRREQAKEQAASAEAGLRDVYFGYDSWTITEDGRQSLTQDAQWIKANAGALVKIEGHCDERGTLAYNLVLGEKRAKAVRNYLVELGVGANRLAVVSYGKERPFCNERTESCYQQNRRGHVVVRSK
- the tolB gene encoding Tol-Pal system beta propeller repeat protein TolB, with product MNRIIIGLMIALCVVVGAGLLGILDSRATDVFLEATRPDFQKIPIGVFGFQNGGGPEWLGGRIEEVLKADLQRSLVFSLVDLPGIGVKAREVSTTDKAIFKQAAENGVSVLVWGKSGQKNGSKDSELLMDGFVYDSGSDEVVGGKRYVGSTSVVRLMAHRFADELVFRYTGEPGIARTKIVYVAEHGNARELFVMDYDGYEPKQITADGFLNLMPRWSPDRRFIVFTAYRSRNTQDIDILELATGKRWTLVSMAGLNITPALSPDGNFLAFASSQDGNSEIYKLDTRTKTPQRLTVNQGGDLSPTWSPTGREIAFTSDRGGAPQVFIMSADGSNVRRLTYEGDYNAAPAWSPRGNWIAYVCRTAQRLYKICIVSPDGQKRVQVTTGPGIDDSPSWSPDGRHITFSATVDGKSHIYMVDTDGKGLERITFGGTHNSSPSWSPAL
- a CDS encoding TonB family protein, which gives rise to MTFQALPRHTALFLIGELGEAGSSRLRKTVVISLVLHLCLLAAIMGTKFFKKVERPLSAVEVSLVTLPPVDAKPEPRVEKAVPHPTPKPVQSAPIPVPPKPVQIPTPPPVQSTSVAKPAPPAPAPAPAPRLQAPVLATPQPVPQAAKAPASAPATNRADVLRDVMKDIELPPNAPQYGDLAPMKPADVKKSAQPKVGGPERSDLDAMLKKLNVPEMAAAQSGAPQEPPKPAVTPTKRASLSEEMTTDLDRELQDLKKLQALPAAKSTEPVREVKPMFREPQPAASAPPVTASVPRSKPETRLRVAGMPGSNQYLARVQARISAFWTAPPVDISGKALTVTVRFRLERDGRVGTVIIEQSSGNDYYDMAAQRAVQSAIPLPPFPPDLTDSYFDAHFTFAVGEAAG
- a CDS encoding biopolymer transporter ExbD, with product MMSETRHRRFMAEINVIPLVDVVLVLLVIFMVTAPMLYRGMDINLPKSASNTIKPEARAVLSIERDQRLYLDKDAVSVVQLERKLRALKDQSPDVALYLRADRDVPYGIVVQVMDSVKKAGIEKLGMVTEPTGAERVSESVATPTQPRKR